A window of Chaetodon auriga isolate fChaAug3 chromosome 2, fChaAug3.hap1, whole genome shotgun sequence contains these coding sequences:
- the LOC143334530 gene encoding interferon-induced GTP-binding protein Mx-like: protein MNTLNQQYEEKVRPCIDLIDSLRSLGVEKDLALPAIAVIGDQSSGKSSVLEALSGVALPRGSGIVTRCPLELKMKRKKEGEKWSGKLSYKDHEEEMTDPAVVEKKIREAQNKMAGVGSGISDDLISLEIASPDVPDLTLIDLPGITRVAVQGQPENIGEQIKRLIQRFITKQETISLVVVPCNVDIATTEALKMAQEVDPDGERSLGILTKPDLVDQGTEGTVVDIVHNEVIHLKKGYMIVRCRGQKEITDKVSLGEAIEKEKAFFRDHVYFQILYDEGHATVPKLAEKLTLELVHHIQKSLPRLEEQIEKKLMQTQAELDGYGNGPPPDAAERLVFLIDKVTAFTQDAVNLTTGEDLKYGDRLNIFSLLRKEFLVWKEIIDRSGVTFNWNIERGVAQYERMYRGRELPGFINYKTFEGMVKEQIKQLEEPAVLKLKEVAEIVKKELFKVAQSSFVGFPNLIRTAKVKIEAIKKEKEIVAESMLRTQFKMESIVYTQDSTYSKKLGKRKREDEMTFFGTLQGNKGPSGTVSSHDSGATLKEMVKHLKSYYQIAGQRLADQIPLVIRYQMLQESVIQLQREMLQMLQDKDKTGPLLQEDSGIKTKRIHLQNRLKRLSKARILLTDFSMNTYNFSTT from the exons atgaacactcTGAACCAGCAGTATGAGGAGAAGGTGCGTCCCTGCATTGACCTCATTGACTCTCTTCGCTCTCTGGGTGTGGAGAAGGACTTGGCGCTGCCTGCTATCGCCGTGATTGGAGACCAAAGCTCGGGGAAGAGCTCCGTGTTGGAGGCGCTGTCAGGGGTGGCTCTGCCAAGAGGAAGCG GCATTGTGACAAGATGTCCTCTTGAattaaagatgaagagaaagaaagaaggagagaaatggTCCGGAAAGTTAAGCTACAAGGACCACGAGGAAGAGATGACAGACCCTGCAGTCGTGGAGAAAAAGATTAGAGAAG CTCAGAATAAAATGGCCGGTGTCGGGTCAGGGATCAGTGATGACCTCATCAGTCTGGAGATCGCCTCTCCTGATGTTCCAGACCTGACGCTCATCGACCTGCCCGGCATCACCAGGGTGGCTGTGCAGGGACAACCGGAGAACATTGGAGAGCAG ATTAAAAGACTGATCCAGAGGTTCATCACAAAACAAGAAACCATCAGCTTGGTGGTTGTTCCATGCAACGTGGACATAGCAACCACAGAGGCTTTAAAGATGGCACAGGAAGTCGATCCGGATGGAGAGAGGAGTTTGG gtatTTTGACCAAACCTGACCTGGTGGACCAAGGCACAGAAGGGACAGTGGTTGACATTGTCCATAATGAGGTCATCCACCTGAAGAAGGGCTACATGATCGTGAGGTGCAGAGGTCAGAAGGAGATCACAGATAAGGTGTCTCTTGGCGAAGcaatagaaaaagagaaagcCTTCTTCAGAGATCATGTGTATTTCCA GATTCTCTATGATGAAGGTCATGCCACTGTTCCTAAACTGGCTGAGAAACTCACCCTCGAGCTGGTGCATCATATCCAG AAATCTCTACCTCGACTGGAAGAGCAGATAGAGAAGAAACTAATGCAGACTCAGGCAGAGCTGGACGGATATGGCAACGGACCCCCACCCGATGCAGCTGAGAGGCTCGTGTTTCTCATTGAT AAAGTGACAGCATTCACACAAGATGCTGTCAACCTCACTACAGGGGAGGACCTCAAATATGGAGACAGGCTCAATATCTTTTCCTTACTCAGAAAAGAGTTTCTGGTATGGAAAGAGATCATAGACCGCTCCGGGGTAACAT TCAACTGGAATATTGAGAGAGGGGTGGCTCAGTATGAACGAATGTACCGTGGGAGAGAACTACCAGGCTTCATCAACTACAAGACATTTGAGGGAATGGTCAAGGAGCAGATCAAACAGCTGGAAGAGCCTGCTGTCCTGAAACTCAAGGAAGTGGCAG aaaTTGTGAAGAAAGAGCTGTTTAAGGTGGCACAGAGCAGCTTTGTTGGATTTCCTAACCTCATCAGAACAGCCAAG GTGAAGATTGAAGCCAtcaaaaaggagaaggagatcGTAGCAGAGTCCATGCTGAGGACTCAGTTTAAGATGGAGTCGATAGTTTACACTCAGGACAGCACGTACAGCAAGAAGttagggaagaggaagagggaagatgaAATGACTTTCTTCGGTACTCTACAAGGGAACAAAGGCCCCAGCGGCACTGTGAGCAGTCACGACAGTGGGGCCACCCTGAAAGAGATGGTCAAACACCTTAAATCCTACTACCAA ATTGCCGGCCAGCGTCTGGCTGACCAGATCCCCCTGGTGATCCGCTACCAGATGCTGCAGGAGTCTGTCAtccagctgcagagggagatgCTGCAGATGCTTCAGGACAAGGACAAAACCGGGCCCCTCCTTCAAGAGGATTCTGGCATTAAAACCAAGAGAATCCACCTTCAGAATCGCCTCAAGCGCCTGTCAAAGGCACGCATTCTGCTGACCGACTTCAGTATGAACACATACAACTTCAGCACCACATAA